The Paenibacillus sp. BIC5C1 DNA segment GAAAGATTTATTTGAGATTTTCGACCATTCTTCCATTTATTTGTTTATTGCGGGAACTTACACTCCGCTTTTGTTTATTGCTGTTCGCGGTACACTTGGTTGGACCCTGTTCGGTGTAATCTGGGGAATCGCATTATTCGGCGTGATCTTCAAGGCATTTTTTACGAAAAGGTTTCTATTCATGTCCACGATTTTCTATATTGCGATGGGCTGGCTCATCGTTATTGCCTGGCAACCGCTTATGGCTGCCATTCCTACAGGTGGAATCGTGCTGCTGGTTGCTGGAGGCCTGATGTATACACTGGGTACGCTTTTTTATGTGTGGCGTGGATTTCCGTATCACCATGCGATTTGGCATCTCTTTGTGTTGGCAGGCAGTATTCTTCATTTCTTTATGGTACTGCTGTACCTGACACCACTTCGCTAGAACCGGTAGATAGCGTAAAACGAATCGGCTCCATCTGTGGAGACCCATTCGTTTTTTGTTCTATATAAAGGACAAAGCAGGCAAGTATTCTACTGTAGAGGAATGGCTAGGATCAACCATGCAGGCACGAAAAATGAGTGCAAAATGGACGTTTTTATTGTGACAAGTATTTTTGCTTGACAACCTGATTTGTTTTAGGTATTATTAGGAACGTTGCAAGAGTGTAAAGTGTTTTTCCTTGACGAAGGGAGTGCCCCGTTATGAGTCAAGAAAACCGGCTTGAGAAGACAAACCGGATTAACTTGCTGTTTGCTTTCTATGAACGGTTGCTTACCGAGAAACAGCAGACTTTTCTAAAGTATTACTTTCATGATGATTTCTCGCTGGGCGAGATTGCAGCCGAGTTCGAGATCAGCCGCCAGGCGGTATACGAGCACATCAAGCGTGCCGAACAAGTGCTGGAAAATTACGAAAGCAAGCTTGGCTTGCTGGAGAAGCACGAGCGGCGCAACCGTAATCTTGAAGATTTACAAAATGCATTGGAACGCACAGGCGTTTCCATTGATAACAACCAACAAATAAACGATATTATTCAACAGCTCAGAGAGTAGTTCGTAAGAGTTGAACGAAACGTATCGGTCCTGAAAACAGTATTACAGCTTAAGGAGGTGGGATCATGGCATTTGAAGGATTAACGACCCGATTGCAGAATGTGTTCAGCAAGCTGCGCGGCAAAGGCAAGGTGTCTGATGAAGATGTTGCCGAGGCTATGCGCGAGGTACGTCTGGCATTGCTCGAAGCGGATGTAAACTTCAAAGTGGTCAAGGAATTCATCGCCAAGGTGAAAGAGAAGGCTGTTGGCAAAGAAGTGATGGAGAGCTTCACGCCGGGAATGGTCATTATCGACATCGTAAACAAGGAACTGACGGATTTGATGGGTGGAAGCCAGTCGAAACTGGCCAAGGCCAACAAACCGCCTACGGTACTGATGATGGTTGGTTTGCAAGGTGCGGGTAAAACAACCACATCCGGTAAACTGGCTAAGATGCTGCAAAAGCAAAATAGCAGACCGTTACTTGTTGCAGGAGATATTTATCGTCCAGCAGCGATTAAGCAGTTGCAAGTGCTTGGTGAGCAGATCAAAGCGCCAGTATTTACACTGGGAGATCAGACAAGCCCTGTTGAGATCGCACGTCAGGGTCTGCAGCATGCCAAGGATAACGGTAATGACTACGTCATTATCGATACGGCTGGACGTCTGCATGTCGATGAAGAACTGATGGAAGAACTTCGTCAGATTCACAGCGTAGTGAACCCGGATGAAGTATTGCTTGTCGTAGACAGCATGACTGGTCAGGATGCAGTTAATGTGGCAGAACACTTTAATCAGCAGCTTGATCTGACCGGGGTGGTTCTGACTAAGCTTGACGGAGATACTCGTGGTGGTGCCGCGCTTTCTGTTAAAGCAGTCACTGGCTGTCCAATCAAGTTTGCTTCACTTGGGGAGAAACTGGACGCACTTGAGCCTTTCCATCCAGAACGTATGGCTTCACGTATTCTTGGTATGGGTGATATGCTCTCTCTGATTGAGAAGGCACAGTCCAACATTGATACCGAAAAAGCCAAGGAAATGGAACGGAAGATGCGTAATGCAGAATTCACGTTTGAAGATTTCCTTGAGCAAATGGATCAAGTGAAAAAGCTGGGGCCAATCGATCAGATCATGGATATGATTCCTGGTATGGGCAAGATGAAACAAGCCAAGGACCTGAAAGTTGATGATAAACAAATGGGCCGGATCGAAGCGATCGTGTACTCCATGACGACCGAAGAGAAACGTAACCCGGATATGATCAACCATAGCCGCCGGAAGCGGATTGCTACAGGTAGTGGAACATCCCTGGCCGAAGTGAACCGTCTGATCAAGCAGTTTGATGAGATGCGCCGCATGATGAAACAGTTCTCGGATATGATGGGACCTAAAGGCGGCAAGAACAAAGCGATGAAGCAGCTCAAAGGTTTGGGCAAAGGAATGAAGTTTCCTTTCCGTTGATTCTCGGAGCAGCTGAACGATATACAGATTTCATTGAAGGAGGTGAATTTTCAAATGGCAGTTCGTATTCGTCTGAAACGTATGGGTGCTCACAAAGCTCCTTTCTACCGCGTAGTGGTATCGGATTCCCGTTCCCCACGTGACGGTCGTTTTATCGAGGAGATCGGTTACTACAACCCGGTTGAACAACCGGCTGTTGTTAAGATCGATGAAGATAAAGCATTGCAATGGCTTCAAAACGGTGCGCAAGCATCCGACACTGTCCGCAACTTGCTGAGCAAAGCGGGCGTGATGAAGA contains these protein-coding regions:
- the rpsP gene encoding 30S ribosomal protein S16 gives rise to the protein MAVRIRLKRMGAHKAPFYRVVVSDSRSPRDGRFIEEIGYYNPVEQPAVVKIDEDKALQWLQNGAQASDTVRNLLSKAGVMKKFHESKLTK
- the ffh gene encoding signal recognition particle protein, with translation MAFEGLTTRLQNVFSKLRGKGKVSDEDVAEAMREVRLALLEADVNFKVVKEFIAKVKEKAVGKEVMESFTPGMVIIDIVNKELTDLMGGSQSKLAKANKPPTVLMMVGLQGAGKTTTSGKLAKMLQKQNSRPLLVAGDIYRPAAIKQLQVLGEQIKAPVFTLGDQTSPVEIARQGLQHAKDNGNDYVIIDTAGRLHVDEELMEELRQIHSVVNPDEVLLVVDSMTGQDAVNVAEHFNQQLDLTGVVLTKLDGDTRGGAALSVKAVTGCPIKFASLGEKLDALEPFHPERMASRILGMGDMLSLIEKAQSNIDTEKAKEMERKMRNAEFTFEDFLEQMDQVKKLGPIDQIMDMIPGMGKMKQAKDLKVDDKQMGRIEAIVYSMTTEEKRNPDMINHSRRKRIATGSGTSLAEVNRLIKQFDEMRRMMKQFSDMMGPKGGKNKAMKQLKGLGKGMKFPFR
- the trhA gene encoding PAQR family membrane homeostasis protein TrhA, with product MANTYTYSRREEVANAVTHGIGAALSVAALVLLIVFSSMKGTAWHVVSFTIYGITMLLLYTSSTLVHAWKDGKMKDLFEIFDHSSIYLFIAGTYTPLLFIAVRGTLGWTLFGVIWGIALFGVIFKAFFTKRFLFMSTIFYIAMGWLIVIAWQPLMAAIPTGGIVLLVAGGLMYTLGTLFYVWRGFPYHHAIWHLFVLAGSILHFFMVLLYLTPLR
- a CDS encoding putative DNA-binding protein yields the protein MSQENRLEKTNRINLLFAFYERLLTEKQQTFLKYYFHDDFSLGEIAAEFEISRQAVYEHIKRAEQVLENYESKLGLLEKHERRNRNLEDLQNALERTGVSIDNNQQINDIIQQLRE